A window from Culex pipiens pallens isolate TS chromosome 3, TS_CPP_V2, whole genome shotgun sequence encodes these proteins:
- the LOC120417817 gene encoding transcription factor HIVEP3 isoform X2: MGRKKGATKTKSSGGGGRKAATETKQTDKRDAKVKDDPGGGALPPAMEISNSCSESKITSVSQQQQQQSQNTKPSTNLAAVSSSGASNSSDLKYLHKKFKRIASASLGEVTSASESSVAVVPSTAISSNAVVAPFEPVQRPPSLTPSPTCAKQGVVVGNLVRSSVEVSEQQQQQQRVQPIVDETNYSSRLQLTPLSSVGGDHQNLQQQQHSNGASLNCANHISDSNSFISSSSNHIPREESEEFKPYYPSVNNNSAFNTSSDPSEKTNQPLSVSYESANSAALFYANGGPVVGSEVVSTSATATTTAPGRYVCPYCSMNCSKPSVLQKHIRRHTNERPFRCDPCGIAFKTKSNLYKHCRSRAHASKSQGEDIGVNLDEDGSLGGSDIDDKELSNSGSDIVINRGSPMDDRVHSPQLLVEKPYKPKFHNAALYTKFDAKLASKFQITGGGGVSGPIVVTNHNLQQQHHNSIGSSGSGSGGASSNSNSTTNLNANHNSAPSTPHYLNGQNVESLEQHISKLISDNEAIVEVVEPPLQKKYHKITGITRGISVSSSSGSGSSNSHDAGSRLATALLHKRNSEEEQLQQQQQQQMLISQPQYVATVIPSEQQVVISSKGGKVNAPRVINLTTHGYPVVQNHHHQPVPLMVRPAAAAASGSNEVQYQQPLNLTKPVPSEPQYPPPMEYEQQHSRKRSAEVLQYSREQSPSFPVAQQQQQQQQQYQVQAPAPQPAPPPPPQAQQTQPPVTVTDHPKNPERSIIKDLLLNSRGFGVVQNPENENAENLFTCKSCNISFRDAEILKYHTICYCQGNSSNLNSPSSSAPISPVGSPSSSHFMRSKSAASDRFNPTSLKTLARVSLNPPSRNPSTLSKLAKSQLKLPRGRPENISLPPKESSSSSSTTSSCPVPEPSSSSSSNPIVAKIVDVVQNPLPSPGPLLGNTRLVDFQSHDGGRSMPPEPNVIVSHVANDVPLHRKHQPSNEQHVLRRVQHPSLQLFGGDVEVVPRNEELRRPHRYTSGGTITYSPEVHPEMHDGPAGRTGMHSGGSFMQLSDNNRSVSPAPVVNHATPKLIVTITPTLTPSLTTPNFFQHHQSSSDGAPQQPQQPITHFHFPPINSITAFNPLTLPQVSPGQASQIMHGGKLIPFVQGMPGPNSMLVNQHDQQPKSSPRIAASPSPSVLQSISISTGNYYTSSAKMQSPSLLTTVDDSSRGSGKMAFRVMQPIKNGMAKEIWSPAKLEQNNLAPKKSFNFTRIADNISPRKKEIYEVPPPSAVKKEEIRYFNFENLISKSEILIKTPTTPAPADCKPEPMIVDPLPPPPQVVMKPKFLRPNSLPLKPGTFTPKRHHGITPTHNTMPLISPETPRQSKSCRELYFNGHAYTNIGLKSSTKPFYCTVNKTQPFYVQTQKQLSMYSNWQVHPENDPHPLGLKAVVVMSLYDSSQQRDHRYSIATKQLSLAVVNSSSSTSLIMSAVEAKTIFPTYSKQVLPPVSAQNFVPFTGGGGSSSGFHPAHNDDSMPPRSESSERTLSGGFESTEEYTYVRGRGRGKYVCKECGIRCKKPSMLKKHIRTHTDVRPYSCQYCSFHFKTKGNLTKHMKSKSHFKKCTELGLNPIPTSVDDDGGDIDIEGDQQSISSERTSTIPGDSDTGSDSDGDDSDYSDESKSRLPEHEAAHCLLSLSMTPPTGSQQQQPTPKSYPSPVMQFATVGALMSPQPMLPEPSQPSPRRVISFGNTPKVEFSMLKHEQYYSDPNLSKKKREFKDDDGAMPIDLTKKTKEPVAEPLVYLQQRPPSAPRSQVIVRVSDVVTPITGAANLLTTLVSNTDKIPVTSLIVPGGKEFDDSVYFQEYIKQRALQDSRMKQSQMKGLNNNQYEVEAVPSAKQQPMSQVELLPTVIPAAKVEKSYRIFNFKNEQPKQVIEPPMVNRIEIVPMTKVTEVAPPPVKPVSYPSQEPKEALLADPAEPSVSRMDTLAEVAAGSVKLDSGSEPAGRPRSDSFKAVNDTGKESAKSVASEYLKLTKSVTLRKREDSESGTASDQDEGKAIAAAAPIVAPIVPPVVVVPPATALPATAEIGGIVARTVVVGEDGFKTTPPANEFASLSHFQEDGGRPVCEVCNKKFQKISQLKIHMNIHYMERKFRCEPCGTSFRSQGLFLKHERSATHRNKVSMTTTFGIATDSNPRPFYCKDCDVGFRIHGHLAKHLRSKMHVLKLECLGKLPFGTYTEIERSGTNLTEIDTTDCENSLSSLKRLAVRLNVKDPARVLPGEGGGAAIPSGSGNETDSCDDGQYENDSAGEDADMDDEEQPQVNNNHLNNHMKRKPDDSSTSNDSSSEETKRARYEAVPPGAAATGE, translated from the exons ATGATCCGGGTGGAGGAGCACTTCCGCCCGCTATGGAAATAAGCAACAGCTGTAGCGAAAGCAAAATTACGTCAGTgagtcaacagcagcagcagcagagtcaGAACACCAAACCTAGCACAAATTTGGCTGCCGTCAGCAGCAGTGGTGCGTCGAATTCCTCCGATTTAAAGTACCTGCACAAGAAGTTCAAGCGGATCGCCAGCGCCAGCCTGGGTGAAGTTACGTCAGCTTCTGAATCTAGCGTGGCGGTCGTTCCTTCTACCGCTATCAGCAGCAACGCTGTCGTAGCGCCATTTGAACCTGTTCAACGGCCACCGTCGTTGACGCCGTCGCCAACATGTGCCAAGCAGGGCGTAGTAGTTGGTAATTTAGTCAGAAGCTCCGTCGAAGTCTCagaacaacagcaacagcagcaacgtGTTCAGCCAATCGTCGATGAGACCAACTACAGCAGTCGCCTCCAATTAACCCCGTTGAGTAGTGTCGGCGGCGACCACCAGAAcctacagcaacaacaacacagTAACGGTGCTTCCTTGAATTGCGCTAACCACATTAGCGACAGTAATAGTtttatcagcagcagcagcaaccatATTCCGCGGGAAGAAAGTGAAGAGTTCAAGCCGTACTATCCCAGTGTAAACAATAACAGTGCGTTCAACACAAGCAGTGATCCGAGCGAGAAGACCAACCAACCGTTATCAGTCTCGTACGAAAGTGCCAATAGTGCGGCGTTGTTCTACGCCAACGGTGGGCCAGTGGTGGGTAGTGAAGTGGTTTCGACGAGTGCGACGGCAACGACGACGGCCCCCGGCCGGTATGTGTGCCCGTACTGCTCGATGAACTGTAGCAAACCGTCCGTCCTGCAGAAGCACATCCGGCGGCACACGAACGAGCGGCCGTTCCGGTGCGACCCGTGCGGCATCGCGTTCAAAACGAAGAGCAACCTGTACAAACACTGCCG ATCCCGAGCGCACGCATCCAAGAGCCAGGGCGAGGACATTGGCGTGAACCTCGACGAGGACGGTTCGCTCGGCGGCTCGGACATTGACGACAAGGAGCTCAGCAACAGCGGGTCGGACATTGTGATCAACCGCGGATCTCCGATGGACGACCGGGTGCACTCGCCCCAGCTGCTGGTGGAAAAGCCGTACAAGCCCAAGTTCCACAATGCGGCACTCTACACCAAATTCGATGCCAAGCTGGCTTCCAAGTTCCAGATCACTGGCGGCGGTGGGGTGTCCGGGCCGATCGTCGTGACAAACCACaacctgcagcagcagcaccacaaCAGCATTGGATCGAGTGGGAGTGGGAGCGGTGGCGCCAGCTCCAACAGCAACAGTACAACGAATCTGAACGCCAACCACAATTCGGCGCCATCGACACCTCACTATTTG AACGGCCAAAACGTTGAGTCACTGGAGCAGCACATCTCCAAGCTGATTTCGGACAACGAAGCGATCGTCGAAGTAGTGGAACCTCCGCTGCAGAAAAAGTACCACAAAATTACCGGAATTACGCGGGGCATTTCCGTGAGCAGTAGTAGTGGTAGCGGAAGCAGCAATAGTCACGATGCTGGATCTCGGCTGGCCACGGCCCTGCTGCACAAACGAAACAGCGAAGAAGAGcagttgcagcagcagcagcagcagcagatgctGATTTCCCAGCCGCAGTATGTGGCCACCGTAATTCCTAGCGAGCAACAAGTTGTGATAAGTAGTAAGGGTGGTAAAGTGAACGCTCCTAGGGTAATCAATCTGACCACCCACGGATATCCGGTAGTCcagaatcatcatcatcagccggTGCCGTTGATGGTCAggccagctgctgctgctgcgtccGGAAGTAACGAAGTGCAATACCAACAACCGTTGAACCTGACGAAACCTGTGCCAAGTGAACCACAATATCCGCCACCGATGGAGTACGAGCAGCAGCATTCCAGGAAACGATCTGCCGAAGTTCTGCAGTACAGTCGAGAGCAAAGTCCCTCGTTTCCTGTGgctcaacagcaacaacaacagcagcagcagtatcaAGTGCAAGCACCTGCTCCGCAACCTGCACCACCACCTCCACCTCAGGCCCAGCAAACGCAACCTCCGGTTACGGTGACGGACCATCCCAAAAATCCGGAGCGGTCGATCATCAAAGATCTGCTGCTCAACTCGCGTGGTTTTGGGGTGGTCCAGAATCCGGAGAATGAAAACGCCGAAAACCTGTTCACCTGCAAGTCGTGCAACATCAGCTTCCGGGACGCGGAGATTCTCAAGTACCACACCATCTGCTACTGCCAGGGCAACAGCAGCAACCTGAACAGTCCCTCGTCGAGTGCGCCCATCAGTCCGGTGGGATCGCCCTCGTCGTCGCACTTTATGCGTTCCAAATCCGCGGCCAGCGATCGGTTCAATCCGACCAGTCTGAAAACGTTGGCTCGCGTCTCGCTGAATCCACCCTCGCGGAACCCGTCGACACTGTCGAAGCTGGCCAAATCCCAGCTAAAGTTGCCCCGTGGACGACCGGAGAACATTTCCCTTCCACCGAAGGAGAGTTCCAGTTCGAGCTCGACTACCAGCAGCTGTCCGGTTCCGGAAccaagtagcagcagcagcagcaatccgaTCGTGGCCAAAATTGTCGATGTTGTGCAAAACCCACTTCCTTCACCTGGTCCCTTGCTGGGCAATACCAGGCTCGTAGATTTCCAAAGCCACGACGGAGGTCGATCGATGCCGCCGGAACCGAACGTGATCGTGTCGCACGTGGCCAACGATGTACCGCTGCATCGAAAACATCAACCCAGCAACGAACAGCACGTTCTTCGCCGAGTTCAGCATCCAAGCTTACAGCTGTTTGGAGGAGATGTCGAAGTGGTCCCTCGTAACGAAGAACTGCGACGACCCCATCGGTACACCTCCGGCGGAACCATCACGTACTCGCCCGAGGTGCACCCGGAGATGCACGACGGTCCGGCTGGCCGAACCGGAATGCACTCTGGCGGTTCGTTTATGCAGCTGTCGGACAACAACCGAAGCGTGTCACCCGCGCCGGTCGTCAATCACGCTACTCCAAAGCTGATCGTGACCATCACGCCCACTCTGACGCCATCGTTGACTACGCCCAACTTCTTCCAGCATCATCAAAGCTCGTCGGACGGTGCGCCTCAGCAACCTCAGCAACCAATCACGCACTTCCACTTCCCACCGATCAACTCCATAACGGCGTTCAATCCGCTAACCCTGCCGCAAGTGTCCCCCGGCCAAGCATCGCAGATCATGCACGGTGGCAAGTTGATTCCGTTCGTTCAGGGAATGCCCGGTCCCAACTCGATGCTTGTGAACCAGCATGATCAGCAACCAAAAAGCAGTCCTCGCATCGCGGCCAGCCCGAGTCCGAGCGTGCTGCAGTCGATCTCGATCTCCACCGGAAATTACTACACGTCGAGTGCCAAGATGCAATCTCCTTCACTTTTGACGACCGTAGACGACAGCAGTCGTGGCAGTGGCAAGATGGCATTTCGTGTAATGCAACCGATTAAGAACGGTATGGCCAAAGAGATTTGGTCACCGGCCAAGCTGGAACAGAACAACCTCGCGCCGAAGAAGAGTTTCAACTTTACCCGAATCGCGGACAACATCAGTCCGAGGAAAAAGGAAATCTACGAAGTTCCGCCACCATCTGCCGTCAAAAAAGAAGAGATTCGGTACTTTAACTTTGAGAACTTGATCTCGAAGTCGGAAATTCTCATCAAAACACCCACGACACCAGCGCCGGCGGACTGCAAACCGGAACCGATGATTGTCGATCCACTGCCACCACCGCCACAGGTTGTAATGAAACCCAAGTTCCTACGACCCAATTCACTGCCGCTCAAGCCGGGAACCTTCACGCCCAAGCGACACCACGGAATAACGCCAACCCACAACACGATGCCGCTGATTTCACCGGAGACGCCTCGGCAATCCAAGTCCTGCCGGGAGCTCTACTTCAACGGACACGCGTACACCAACATCGGTCTGAAATCCAGCACGAAGCCCTTCTACTGCACAGTCAACAAGACGCAACCATTCTACGTGCAAACGCAAAAGCAACTGTCCATGTACAGCAACTGGCAAGTTCACCCCGAGAACGATCCTCACCCACTAGGTTTAAAAGCCGTCGTGGTCATGTCCCTGTACGACAGCAGCCAACAGCGCGACCACCGCTACTCGATCGCCACCAAGCAGCTGTCCCTGGCGGTGGTCAACTCGAGTTCCTCCACCAGCCTGATCATGTCCGCGGTGGAAGCCAAGACCATCTTCCCAACCTACTCCAAGCAGGTCCTGCCCCCGGTATCGGCCCAGAACTTTGTCCCCTTCACGGGTGGTGGTGGTTCTTCGTCCGGCTTCCATCCGGCGCACAACGACGACAGCATGCCACCGCGCAGTGAATCGTCCGAGCGGACGCTGTCCGGCGGATTCGAAAGCACCGAAGAGTACACGTACGTGCGGGGACGCGGCCGGGGCAAGTACGTGTGCAAGGAGTGCGGCATCCGGTGCAAGAAGCCATCGATGCTGAAGAAGCACATCCGGACGCACACGGACGTGCGGCCGTACTCGTGCCAGTACTGCAGCTTCCA CTTCAAGACCAAGGGCAACCTGACGAAGCACATGAAGTCCAAGAGTCACTTCAAGAAGTGCACCGAGCTGGGCCTGAATCCGATTCCGACGAGCGTGGACGACGACGGCGGGGACATTGACATCGAAGGCGACCAGCAGTCGATCTCGAGCGAGCGAACGTCCACGATTCCGGGCGACTCGGATACCGGCTCGGACAGCGACGGGGACGACAGTGACTACAGCGACGAGTCCAAGAGCCGGCTTCCGGAGCACGAAGCGGCGCACTGTTTGCTGTCGCTGTCGATGACGCCGCCAACCGGatctcagcagcagcagccgactCCAAAGAGCTATCCCAGTCCTGTGATGCAGTTTGCCACGGTTGGGGCGTTGATGTCGCCGCAGCCAATGTTGCCAGAGCCATCGCAGCCAAGTCCGCGACGGGTGATTAGTTTTGGGAATACGCCCAAGGTGGAGTTCAGCATGCTCAAACACGAGCAGTACTACTCGGATCCGAATCTGAGCAAAAAGAAGCGCGAGTTCAAGGACGACGATGGCGCGATGCCGATAGATTTGACGAAGAAGACGAAGGAACCTGTGGCGGAACCGTTGGTTTACTTGCAGCAGCGACCTCCGAGTGCGCCTCGATCGCAGGTGATTGTTCGCGTGTCGGACGTGGTGACTCCCATTACGGGTGCGGCCAATCTGCTGACCACGCTGGTTTCCAACACGGACAAAATTCCCGTTACGAGTCTGATTGTTCCGGGTGGGAAGGAGTTTGACGATAGCGTGTACTTCCAGGAGTACATTAAGCAGCGAGCGCTTCAGGACAGCCGGATGAAGCAGAGTCAGATGAAAGGTCTGAACAACAATCAGTACGAGGTGGAGGCGGTTCCCAGTGCCAAACAACAGCCGATGTCGCAGGTCGAATTGCTGCCAACGGTCATTCCAGCCGCCAAGGTCGAGAAGTCCTACCGGATATTCAACTTTAAAAACGAGCAACCAAAGCAGGTCATCGAACCGCCGATGGTCAATCGAATCGAAATAGTGCCCATGACCAAGGTCACGGAAGTGGCCCCACCGCCGGTGAAACCCGTGTCCTACCCAAGTCAAGAACCGAAAGAAGCGCTCCTAGCTGATCCAGCGGAACCTAGCGTCTCTCGAATGGACACGCTGGCCGAGGTCGCTGCCGGTAGTGTAAAGCTGGATTCCGGTAGCGAACCGGCCGGCAGGCCACGAAGTGACAGCTTCAAGGCCGTCAACGACACCGGCAAGGAAAGTGCCAAGAGCGTCGCTTCGGAATATCTCAAGCTGACCAAGTCGGTCACGTTGCGAAAGCGGGAAGACAGCGAGAGTGGGACGGCGTCCGATCAGGACGAGGGCAAAGCGATCGCTGCTGCTGCGCCGATTGTGGCTCCGATCGTGCCGCCGGTGGTCGTTGTTCCTCCGGCAACGGCGTTGCCAGCGACGGCAGAGATTGGTGGAATCGTCGCTCGAACGGTTGTCGTGGGTGAGGACGGCTTCAAGACAACGCCTCCGGCGAACGAATTTGCCTCGTTGAGTCACTTCCAGGAGGACGGAGGCCGGCCGGTATGCGAAGTGTGCAACAAAAAGTTCCAGAAAATCTCCCAGCTCAAGATCCACATGAACATCCACTACATGGAGCGCAAGTTTCGGTGCGAACCGTGCGGAACCAGCTTCCGGTCGCAAGGGTTGTTCCTGAAACACGAACGATCCGCCACCCATCGGAACAAGGTCTCGATGACAACTACGTTCGGCATCGCCACCGATTCCAACCCGCGACCGTTCTACTGCAAAGACTGCGACGTCGGCTTCCGGATCCACGGACATTTGGCCAAACATTTGCGCTCCAAGATGCACGTGCTCAAGCTGGAGTGCCTCGGAAAGCTGCCCTTCGGAACGTACACCGAAATCGAACGTTCCGGCACGAACCTCACCGAGATCGACACCACGGACTGTGAAAATTCCCTCTCCAGCCTGAAGCGACTGGCCGTCCGCCTCAACGTAAAAGATCCGGCCAGAGTTCTGCCCGGCGAGGGCGGTGGTGCCGCCATCCCGAGCGGCAGTGGCAACGAAACGGACAGCTGCGACGACGGCCAGTACGAGAACGATTCCGCCGGCGAGGACGCGGACATGGACGACGAGGAGCAACCCCAGGTCAACAATAACCACTTGAACAACCACATGAAACGTAAACCTGATGACAGCAGTACAAGCAACGATTCTTCCTCCGAGGAGACCAAACGGGCCCGGTACGAGGCCGTTCCTCCGGGGGCGGCCGCAACCGGTGAATAG